A genomic segment from uncultured Vibrio sp. encodes:
- a CDS encoding branched-chain amino acid aminotransferase, with protein sequence MAAFGTEFMPRMALATFENNQWSDTQIVTSDSISLHPGAHVLHYSSTCFEGLKAFRHEDGSVHVFRMDQNVERFAQSSQLLSLPEIDKEQVSKMIVDIVSEFSSEVPLPPGSMYIRPTHIGTEAAVGKAAAPSISSMLYILLSPVGDYFSGGAHALRLLLDETGQRCAPHMGMIKSGGNYASALAPTLEAKSKYQADQVLFCPNGYITETGAANFLLVDGNEIITKALDSSFLHGVTRSSILTIAKDLGMTVTEREVSVEELLERAAKPGVEAMLSGTAAVLTSVGTLIHNGQDFKVGTGEAGPAAKKLRQALNDIQWGKAPDTHNWLTKIA encoded by the coding sequence ATGGCGGCTTTTGGTACTGAGTTTATGCCTAGGATGGCATTAGCAACATTTGAAAATAATCAATGGTCTGACACACAGATCGTTACATCAGACAGTATTTCACTTCATCCCGGCGCTCACGTATTGCATTACTCAAGCACTTGCTTTGAAGGTCTGAAAGCATTCCGTCACGAAGATGGCAGCGTACACGTTTTTCGAATGGATCAAAACGTCGAGCGTTTTGCTCAAAGTAGTCAGCTACTCTCTCTACCTGAGATTGATAAAGAACAAGTATCAAAAATGATTGTTGATATTGTGTCTGAATTCTCATCTGAAGTACCTTTGCCTCCAGGCTCAATGTACATTCGTCCAACTCACATTGGTACAGAGGCAGCCGTTGGTAAAGCAGCAGCACCATCAATCTCATCAATGCTATATATCCTACTTTCTCCAGTAGGTGACTACTTCTCTGGCGGTGCTCACGCCTTGCGTCTACTTCTAGACGAAACCGGCCAACGTTGCGCGCCACACATGGGTATGATCAAAAGTGGTGGTAACTATGCCAGCGCGTTAGCGCCAACGTTAGAAGCGAAATCAAAGTACCAGGCAGACCAAGTATTATTCTGTCCAAATGGCTACATTACAGAAACAGGTGCTGCAAACTTCCTGTTGGTTGATGGTAACGAGATCATTACTAAAGCCCTAGATTCAAGCTTCTTACATGGTGTAACGCGCTCTAGTATCCTAACGATAGCTAAAGATCTAGGTATGACCGTTACAGAACGCGAAGTCTCTGTGGAAGAGCTACTTGAGCGCGCCGCTAAACCGGGCGTTGAAGCAATGCTTTCAGGTACTGCAGCGGTACTAACTTCTGTCGGTACGCTTATCCACAACGGTCAAGATTTTAAAGTTGGTACTGGCGAAGCTGGCCCAGCGGCGAAAAAATTGCGCCAAGCACTGAACGATATCCAATGGGGTAAAGCGCCAGACACTCATAACTGGTTGACTAAGATTGCCTGA
- a CDS encoding glycosyl transferase family protein: MSSILECIRTVGRGERGRKPLNFEQAYRVMDEYLNDEFDDDQMAMLLMLIRVQNETQQEIAGFVKAFQSRMPAIGADIDWPCYAGKRQSAGQPWHLLAAKILADNGYKVLLHGYHDLQSGRRHAEDYLSQLNIQKAQSAQEAKRVLEKENIVYLPLNAFAPKAENMIGWKNRYGLRTPINTVVRALNPGQATIGIRGSFHPGFQQLHAEVEHEIGQMRHAVVSFKGQSGESEYNPKVSQTVWLSQTSGVTSHYWTEQMISEVPLPSFCLFETSEQDLIQMANTVIATMAVVLFAEMQDREKAYERAFSMWESHVQQA; the protein is encoded by the coding sequence ATGAGTAGTATTTTGGAATGTATCCGAACGGTAGGACGCGGAGAGCGAGGTAGAAAACCGCTTAATTTTGAGCAGGCTTACCGAGTGATGGATGAATACTTAAACGATGAGTTTGATGATGACCAGATGGCAATGCTGTTGATGCTCATTCGGGTGCAGAACGAAACTCAGCAAGAAATTGCGGGCTTTGTGAAAGCGTTTCAATCTCGCATGCCTGCAATAGGCGCGGATATTGATTGGCCTTGCTACGCAGGGAAACGTCAATCAGCGGGACAACCTTGGCACCTTCTCGCGGCAAAAATACTTGCAGATAACGGCTATAAAGTTTTGCTGCATGGCTATCATGATCTCCAGTCTGGACGCAGGCATGCAGAAGACTATCTGAGTCAGCTGAATATTCAAAAAGCCCAATCAGCGCAAGAGGCTAAACGTGTACTTGAGAAAGAAAATATTGTCTATCTTCCTTTAAACGCTTTTGCACCAAAGGCTGAAAACATGATTGGTTGGAAAAATCGCTACGGATTGAGAACGCCGATCAATACGGTGGTTCGGGCATTAAATCCTGGGCAAGCGACAATTGGAATTCGTGGCAGTTTTCATCCTGGGTTTCAGCAGCTTCATGCAGAAGTCGAGCATGAAATTGGACAGATGCGTCATGCAGTTGTGTCGTTCAAAGGTCAATCTGGTGAATCGGAATATAACCCTAAAGTCAGCCAAACCGTTTGGTTGAGCCAAACCAGTGGCGTTACTTCGCACTACTGGACTGAGCAAATGATTTCTGAAGTGCCTCTGCCATCTTTTTGCCTGTTTGAGACATCAGAGCAAGATTTAATACAAATGGCAAATACGGTGATTGCAACAATGGCGGTCGTACTATTTGCTGAAATGCAAGACCGAGAAAAAGCTTATGAACGAGCATTTTCGATGTGGGAGAGTCATGTTCAACAAGCGTAA